DNA sequence from the Salvelinus fontinalis isolate EN_2023a chromosome 33, ASM2944872v1, whole genome shotgun sequence genome:
GTCTGATAGTGACGTTATGCCTGTGTAAAAAATATACTTATACATACTGAGTGCTCTGTATTATTTTTGCCATGGCAACCAATCTGATGCACTGCCCATGGATACATCAAGTTGTAAGACTAGACAGTCTGAGCATAGATACCCACTTGAGTCTCTTGTGAAGCTGGGTCTACTGTGACAGCCAATTGCTCCTTTCATTCCCAGTGCACTTGCCAATGTGTAGATCTGTATGTCTATTCAGGCTACTTTAAGCATAGACCATAATGCAAAACAAAAGCCATTCTAGCTTCTCGTCGGAACACTTTGGAGCAACACATTTCCATATATGCATCGGAGACACATTGCTGCCATCAACACTACTCTCAGCACCACCTCAACCTCACCGCTCCTACGTCAATAAGGACACATCCACTTGCAACCGCATAGCTCCAAAGCCACGAAGACATCCCCTATACCTTTTCTATGGCATGACACATTTTCCATGGGGGGTTTGGTTGCTAGTACATTGGCACTAAGCTGTGCTTTCCACACCCTCCCAGTTGAGACCCCAGCAAGACATGCCTGACACATTGAACATGCCATCACCCAGATCTCACCTGCAAGTCATCACCTGATACACATCCACAGGAGACCCACCCTATAAAGACAACATCCAGAGACCCGTAGTGACGAGCAtgctcacacaaacacaaaacagatGAACCATACTGATACAAACCAGTTGCTCAAGACTACACAGCCCTGTCCTGTTCTCTGTACCTGCCTGTCTTTGGTGGTGCAGGTGGTTTTGCTCTCTTGTGCCCTGCTCCTGGTGTTTAACATATCAAACACTACTCAAAACCCTCCACTCCTGTTGCCGCACTGACTCCATAGATGATTCGCACCGTCACTGTCAGGCTGTAGCCAGTCACATGGGAAGGAATACAACAGACAACTGATGAAGACACTACAAACATGAACAAGCATACGCACATTCAGACAGACCATATTTTTCTCCCCATATATGCATACCTCATGGAGTCAGGTGTTCCGTTTtgcctcttctctttcccccctcctttcctccctctactGTTCTTGCAACATGCATCCCTGTCTAGTTTCTCCATCTTTTTCTGAATGCAGCTCTTTTGTGGAAATTTGACCTTTTTTAGTACCTGTGTAACACCTTCCATGTGACGCAGGTCTGGCAATTTGCGCCTAATGAGGACCCAGGTCTGAAATGTGCCAAATGGCTGCTTTGCGGCTTGCCATTGGCGTGTGTTCGATAAGACACTTGGAGAGTGGACCGCCAACCACAATGGAAATTGCCACAAAAAAGGGTCAGAAATGCGACTATGGTGGAAATGTTCATCCAAAGGGGAGTGGAGTGAAAGGATGAAATGAACACGGAGAGAAGTAATGGACCCACTGCCAAATAACAGCCAGTGTCTCCAGCCTCAGTCTTTGTCCCCCAATATATCCATGCTGTAAGTAAACTGATCCCCAGTTTGTTACACAACACATGTTCCATTTCTTACACTCGGGGTGTCTTCAAAAATATATTGTGATATTGTCGTCCTTGAaggtatttttgttatttttctttATATGGTGTTCCACTCCGCCGTTCTCAGTGACACCATATTTCCCCTTGGAGGGGACTTGTAGTGCTTTCCCTGTGGGCATTTTGTCCTCTGTTGAATGACTTGTCTGAATAAAGCTGGTGTTTGGGTGGTTCTCCACTAAGGGGCTATATGTAGTATTTTAATTTTTCGAGACTTGTAGATAGAATCGAAATGTGACGTTTTCTTATTTGTATATCCTAGTTATGGTATGGAGATAATGGACTGAATGTATTAAAATAGTTTCAATTGTAGAATGTTGAAATGGTCAAAAAAAATTAGGTGCACCAGTGATGCTTTTCTGAATTTTTATCAACTATCCATGTGTGGGTGAATGTGTTCAATCTGGCCTGAATTTAATGTGTATGAGATGTGTACCTGTACAGATGCAGAAGCTGATGGCAATGGGAGcaatgctggaggtgtgtttgcaGACTTCTGTTGGATTCATTCTCACCCACCTCGTTCTCCCTTATACCATATGCTAAAACATTTAAAATTGAGGAATTATCTAGCATTCAGGATTGTTTACTTGTTAGCATTTGTTAATTAATTCTTAGCTGTAGTGATAACAGTTTGTTAATTTAACATTCATTTTGTCATAGAAACTTATCCAACCTTTGGCATCAAAATGCCATGACTGAAGCAGTAGATATACTatggagatgtgtttttgttcAGTAGTTACGGTTAGTGTGCTTTCTCTAGATGTGGAGGTCTTGTCTGCTCTCCTTAATTCTAATTGAACATCCACTACTGCGCTGCGTTCTCCTGTTTCTTTCCAAATGATCTATTGCTCTTCTTCCCCTCTTTTTCCTTCCTCTGCCTCCTGCCTTCATCACCTCAGAAGATGGGAGTGCCAACCCCAACAAGCGTGTGAGAGCGCCGGCTCTGCTGGGAGACCACCCTCCAGAGTACGGTAAGGCTTTAGGCCCAGGGAGGACGCACACGTGCTGGCCCTTTGTAGTGCTCTCCTCACACTAAATTCACCTGCAAGTGGCGGTTAAAAATGTATGACTAAAAATGGGTACCCCACAGTGGCAGCGAAGTGGTGTGGTACATTTTCTTAGCTCACCTGATAATGGAATGTGCCAACCTTtcatcaaaaccaaatgttttcgTCATGGTGAAGTTGACCACTTCTTTGGAATGTCTACCCTTTGTCCCTATCAAGCCGTGTTTCCGGTTTGAGTCTGTGGTCCCTTATGTTCCCAGCTGGCGGTTACCATGGATACGACGAAAGCGGCTATGGCCCCCCACCGCCCCCACACTACAGCGAGGGCCGTCGCATGGGTCCTCCCATGAGGGGACGAGGGGGGGCACACAGCTACGGCGGGGGACCTGGCTACggccctccccctccaccccccggCGAGTACAGTGCCCACGCAGACTCCCCTGTAGTCATGGTTTACGGTCTGGAGCCTGCCAAGATGAATGCAGACAAGGTGTTCAACGTTTTCTGTCTCTACGGCAATGTGGAGCGGGTAAGTGTGGAAGGAAAGGAGGCAAGCCATTGCAGTTATTTCAACAAGAGCCTGCTGGTATTGAGTGACTCCATATATCTGGTCCCCTACCTCAGGTGAAGTTTATGAAGAGTAAGCCAGGAGCAGCCATGGTGGAGATGGGAGACTGTTACGCTGTGGACCGAGCCATCACTCACCTCAACAACAACTTTCTGTTTGGACAGAAGCTCAACGTCTGGTAAGATGTATATCTGAAATGCCTGTTCATTCAGTGCCTTGTCATGTAAAGTTCGTGCTTACTCTTATTCGCTGCCTCTTGCCATAATAAGTGACTGTTCTGTGAGGCTTATACAAGTTCAGTCTAATGCTCTTTTCCCTTTACAGTGTGTCTAAGCAGCAGGCCATCATGCCCGGTCAGTCTTACGAGCTGGAGGACGGCAGCACCAGCTTTAAGGACTTCCACGGCTCCCGCAACAACCGCTTCACCTCCCCAGAACAGGCTGCCAAGAACCGCATTCAGCACCCCAGCAGCGTCCTGCACTTCTTCAACGCCCAGCCAGACTCGTCCGTAGAGATTTTCACTCAGGTGAGTCCCAAAGCATGCTGGTGAACCATTTTATGTAGGGAGCAGTGAAATAAAGACCCAATGTGCCTACTAAACAAATCATCAATTGACCGCTGTCTTGTTCTTTTCAGATCTGTGAAGATGTTGGCGTCAAAGCCCCTGCAAACATCAAACTTTTCTCGGGAAAGAGTAAGTGTACATTTTAGATGTCATTTTGAAACCACATACTATTTGGTATGCTTGACAGTGGTGCTAAACTCAGTTGGGCTGTCTTATTTAGGTGCAGGTCCAGGTGAGCGCAGCTCTTCAGGGCTGTTGGAGTGGGAGTCAATCAACGACGCCATGGAGGCCTTGTCCATGATAAACCACTACCAGATGAAGAACGCAAGTAAGGGTTTAAGCACTAGGGCTATGTATAAAAAGTAATTTCTCTGTTTATTCAAATGGTTTAGGGTGGTGATTGCTGTTTTCTAATACCTTCTGTCTTCGTCTCTTCAGCTGGCCCGTACCCATACACCCTCAAGCTGTGCTTTTCTACCGCTCAGCATGCAACCTAAACAGCCACCACAATCATGGACAATGTTCCACATCAAATCATCGTCCCTAAAGTCTTCAACCCTATTTTGACCATGTCTGTTTTAGGCAGTTAATGAGTTTGTCCGCAGTCATATCGGTTTGTCCTTATTTGATATTGAGCTCATACGTGAGTTGTGTGAACTAGTAAAGTAGAGAATTGTTGTTATTCCGGATGGATGAAATACGGAAAAGCTTTTGTATAAGTATTGTTTTGCTTCTTTTATTACTccatgtgtttaaaaaaaatctgtttctgCTCAGTACCATGCCTCTACAAGTCTGCATTTTGGAGGAAGGATAGTTTTATTTTGTTGGaagaaataaaaatcaatttcaaGTAATGTATCTTTTGAGAACCCTCAATAAAGGAACTTTATTCCAGGTTGCCAGTTAATAGTATAGTTGAATAACCACATTGTTAACAACTATTGTAAGAATTTTACGTTATCCTGTATTTGTTCTGTTAAATTATTTCGCTCATAATTGAATAGAACCGCGAATCTATCCTGCCCCATTGAACGCTTTTTAGCCTTCCTCCATCCCGTAACTCAAATGTTACGCCAGCTAGATTAATGGAACCGATATTAAGATTGTTGCATTTACAGGATGAGTTCTTTGTTCACAGTAATAATGCACACTATTGTCTGCTTTTCTGTATATTTTTGCATTAGTCTAGCTTTTAAAAACAATACTTTTTTTTTCTTGGCCAGTTAGCTGCCGTACTACAACTGTCAAATCACGTTAGACCGACTGCGCCTTTCATTTGTTTCCTTACTCGAGTTGATTTAGTCAAATGGCAATACCATTAATTATCTGATCAGCGCTCATGAAAAGTAAGTGTACAGGATTGAGTGTTTAATTAAGACGCATGGGTTTTTGTCGGCTCTAAAACGTTGCTAACTTCAGCTAAATATGTTTTGTGCACAGGTCGCATCCATTCAATTAGCAAGGCTAGGCACCTGACATTAGGAAAAGTCATTGGCAACATAATTTATGGAAACCGGGACCtgattcgctagctagctactgtagttaGCTAATTTGGCTATAGATTATTACTTGATGTCAACACTGTTGGCTAAATTGCTAGCTAATACTAAACTCCAGCTAATGTAAACTGTTTGGTTAGCGTCTTGGCTAAGTAGGTGGAAGTTGAATACTATGCAACACTATTCTGGATAGCAAGGTGGTTAAGCAGGTCTTAGATCATAACAGTGCAAATAACTATTACTGGGACTATGTTGCTCTAATTCAATTAATTTTTCTTTGTATTTAATTTTCTATCAACCCTGTTCCCTACCTCTCATTTGGGTGCTGATCATCAGACAGGAGTCTGTGGCTACCTGTTCTCAGTGCTGTAAGGGCCTTTTCTTCTCCTGGAGGCCCCACTCCTCCTTTTACCGCCCTGtctgtcagtcaacctaccacaGCTGTCACTCACGTAGAGCTGCACCGACCAGAGAAACGCAATGACATGAATAAAGCCTTCTGGAGGTAACACCTGGCCCAAACATCACTACTTGAACACAGTTGAATCCTTCCTGTTTTTCTAGTTGTACTTGTGTGTAGTCCAGCACTACAGCACGGTGGTCATGAATTTATTTGAATCATATGTCTTATGTGTTTTCTCTTCCACCGTACACCCCCATTTTCTCTCAGAGAAATGGTGGAGTGCTTTACACAGATAGCTGGGGACCCGGATTGCCGGGTAGTTGTCTCAGGTTCTGGAAAAGTTTTCACAGCTGGTAAGATGTTTCCCAAAGGCTTACAATTGTCTCATGTTGAACTGGGTGATGCTTATCAATAGGATGTACCAGCAATATACCAAACATAACAGTAtaccagtatatatatatttttttttgataTTTCGGATTATGACTGTGTGTAGGCGTTGACTTCATGGACACGGCCAGTGAAGTCTTACAGCCTGAGGGGGACGACATGGCCAGGACTTCCTGGAACATGCGACGCATCATCGCCAAGTACCAGGAAACCGTCATTGAAATGGTCAATATGAACTTGTGAAATACTTACTCCTGCACGTTATGTTAGGGATTGATAGCGGACAAGTAGGCAAATgcattctctctcttttccaccATCCCATTGTAGTGTCCAAAGCCTGTGGTTGTGGCAGTGCAGGGCGCTTGTGTTGGAGGAGGTGAGCTTTGGTGTTGTATTATTGATTTGCTTGTGACAGTGAAGTCTTGCAAAAGCCTTCATATATTATTAATTCTTTCCAAATGTGATTCTCTTCTCCCGTGAAGGTGTTCTGCAATAAAACTGTAAAGGCTTGTCATGTGATAACGTGTGTTCCGTTAGGAGTGGATCTGATCACAGCCTGTGATATCCGTCTCTGCACTCAGGATGCCTGGTTTCAGGTGAAGGTAAGTGGGCTTAAATATCCCCAATGATCAACTCCATGAGGACCAAGGTCCAGGGGACATCTAAAGGCCTTTGCAGACTATATGTCGGATTCAGCCTTTTACGATTATCACGTCAGACTGCGATGTAACCAAATTAAAGTCTTTATATCAACCTGGCCAGATTGAACAATTTGCTTCAGTTCTGTCTTCATTCTGCGATTGGCTTGCGAGGCTATGTCAGCCGACAAACTCCAGCTGTGTATTTAATCTGCACATGTGCCTACAGCAAGCCTAACTATGCTTATGTGCGGAAAAGTAGGAgtcttagaaatagttttcacatgCAGACTTTATATGTCCGAACTCTGAATCAAATACGCTTCCCCAAAATAAGACTGTCACTGGTAGAATGCATTTATCAAAATCTCATCAGGTAGTCTGATTTCAAATGTCATGTAAACcagattattagggaaatcgctCTTCTTGCACAGCATGTAAAAGTttaaatcaaactattatattcaTCTGACTATTCACTATCGTATTATTGGGTGCACACTCAGACAGTGTTCCTATTGGTCAGTCACCACGATCGACATCAGCCACACTACATGATAAAGGCAAAACAAATCTGACACTGCCAGAACTTTGTCGGACTTCACCAGTGGAGTctactgaggggaggacggctcataatggcCGGAATGGGGTGAACGGAATACTATCAAacatgtttttgtgtgtttgataccattccattcactccatttcagccattattttgagcagtcctcccctcagcagcctgcaCTGGACCGCACGTAGTGGTACTTAAAtcggcagacctagaccctgtcacaccgAACGAGCCAAGATGTTCAACAATCGTTTACGACCTAAGAATTTGCCCACGACCTGGGCAGTTTGTCTGGGATTGCAAAATCGTTGCATAAAAGGGCTAAAATCGTGCCGTCTACAATGGCCCAAACTGGTAGCTGTTTTCATATGTGTTTTCTGTAGCAACCACCAGGGGGACTCATAGTAAAGGATAGGCAGAATGATGAGAAAAATGTACTTGTGCATTCTGCATTGTATCTCTGAGTGATGTAAAAGGTCTGCCTCTTACAGGAAGTGGATATAGGCCTAGCAGCTGACGTTGGCACTCTGCAGCGCCTACCTAAAGTCATTGGGAGCCGCAGGTAAGAGCAAGCATTTGATATGCTTTCATTACAACACAATGCTGTGTGGTAGTCCCTTAGCgtgcatatgtaacagtataactttacgttgtcccctcgccccgacacgggcgcgaaccagggaccttctgcacacatcaacaactgacacccacgaagcatcgttacccatcgctccacaaaggccgcggcccttgcagagcaaggggcaaccctacttaaagtctcagagcaagtgacgtaactgattgaaatgctactagcgcgtacccgctaactagctagccatttcacatccgttacactcacccccctttcaacctcctccttttccgcagcaaccagtgatccgggtcacggcaccaatgtaacagtataactttacgtcgtcccctcaccccgacacgggcgcgaaccagggaccttctgcacacatcaacaactgacacccacgaagcatcgttacccatcgctccacaaaggccgcggcccttgcagagcaaggggcaaccctacttaaagtctcagagcaagtgacgtaactgattgaaatgctactagcgcgtacccgctaactagctagccatttcacatccgttacacatacatACACCCAGGAACAATGAGTGCTGCCAAGTATTGTATAATATTCCTACTTCTCCAGCCTGGTGAATGAATTGGCTCTGACAGCGAGGAAGATGTATGCCGATGAGGCCAAGGAAAGTGGATTAGTCAGGTATGGATACAGTGTGCGTGTGTATTTGTTGCGTATGCGTGTTGATTTTGTGTATTCATACACTCTTTCCCTGTGTAGCCGTGTATTTCCGGACAAGGAGGCGTTGATGGCTGGAGCTCTGGAGATAGCAGGCTGCAGCCCTGTGGCTGTCCAGGGAACCAAGGTCAACCTGATCTACTCCAGAGACCACCGTGTGGCAGAGGGCCTGAACTACATGGTGAGGCTCGATACTACAAGGATGctcacaacaccacaccacaccacacaataTGTGGCAACAACATAGGCTATCAAAAACACAAACCCAAGAAAGATACCCATGGGTCTCTTAAACAAGTGTAGTTTTCTGATAAGGTGGGTGGGTAACTGTATCCTACTAGGGGGCACATTTTATAAAGTAGATATCATTGGAAGTCCAAAATctgacatgtaaaaaaaaaaaaaaaaaaaaaaaaaaaaaagtttgaatGAATTActcactgagacagaggaacatgaGCATGCTGCAGACGgaggatgtaatgaagtcagctgcgGCCTCCATGGAGAAGAAGAGTCCTAAAACTATAACTTTATCCAAGCTCTGAAGCGGCAGGGTGAGGCCTGAGTTAAACTTTTCTTAGCCGATGGAAAGTCGGGGAGAAGGGTACtggatggagggtggtgtagaaaGTTGAATTAAACGGATTCCTTtatctacttacccagagtcaaaTGAACTAGTGTATACAATTGTTATGTCTCTGCGTCCAGTATAATGTAAGTTAAATGTAGTTTGGGGCGTTATCGCTAGATTTCCAGTCTTTGCGCTAAGCTAGTTAGCGTTGGCTCGCGTAGATACCTCGTAACTTCCTTCATAATGAGCGGAGAGACATGCAAATGGTATCCACGAAGTTCATCCGACTCTGGGTAGTTAGATAAAGGGCGCCATTGCCAAAATTCTCAACGATCAATTTAAACAAATATAAAAATGACCTCCTGCCTGCATATGTTTGTGTTGGTGCCTTTTTGTTTGTATAAATCACCCAGAGTTGTCTGTAAAGATGTGTTATTGCTGGCTCTGCATGCAGGATTCAGGTTTGGTACTCTACCAACCACCCTCACACTGTTGTAAATGTACATAAATGATTGCATCATAAAAATGAACTGAGCTAAAGTGCCCTGTTTCTACATGTTAAGTGTTTGTGCTGAGTTTTAGGCGTTGGGCATACAATTCAATACCTAAATATGAAACTTAAGAATCTTTCACCAAGCCAATGCTCATAGCGTCGCGTTCCAGTTTGGACCACTGCCACCGTTGGAGGAGATATGCCTATTGCCCAGACTCACTTCCCGCGTCTTCATTAAGCTCAATTGCCAACTTGTTGACTATAAATACGCACAGTGGGCATCAGGGGAGCCCTGGGGTGGACTAAAAACTTTGGTCGAGCCTTAAAACCAGAGATTCTCCATTGCATTGAGACGGCAAGGTGATCTGACCATAGTGTAGACCTATATCAGTCGGTCAGAGGTCGTAGTTGGAGGCCTGAAGATGCTTCTGTCTCCCAGCCGTTGTATCATCCTCCTTCTCCTTGTCAACTCCGTCTATTCTGGTACGTTAACGATCCATACTGACctgagcatttttttttttaagacttAAATGATCAAATTCATGAGATGGCAGAGGGGTAGGTTGAGgaacccttgtttctaggaaaccatacacaaaattaataatttgaacaaatatttaggaagaggtcatttCATTAACAAACCACATGGAACAAGTGGTAAGCaagctgttttttttttatttatttttactgtttttcaCCAAGTTAAATGAaattgtgttagaggtttcatgatgcttgtattgAAACAAAAGTTGATAATTTTAAGATTGTTTTATACGTCAGTTGTGGTCTCTTTACGCTTCagtatgaggtcctaaacctagcatgataGTGCATCCTTGTATCTCTATGGGCTAATATAATATGCACTTTGGTCAAATATAATTTGAATGCATAGGCCTATAGTTAT
Encoded proteins:
- the LOC129832239 gene encoding heterogeneous nuclear ribonucleoprotein L-like isoform X1; this encodes MAMAGRYYEGGRATKRLKTNDGMTTEGYDDPHKTLPSPVVHVRGLVDGITEADLVEALQEFGAISYVVVMPKKRQALVEYEDLNGSCTAVTYANDNQIYISGHPAFVNYSTSQKISRPGDPDDSRSVNNVLLLTIMNPIYPVTADVLYTVCNNCGPVQRIVIFRKNGVQAMVEFDSVQSAQRAKASLNGADIYSGCCTLKIEYAKPIRLNVFKNDQDTWDYTNPNLSGQEDGSANPNKRVRAPALLGDHPPEYAGGYHGYDESGYGPPPPPHYSEGRRMGPPMRGRGGAHSYGGGPGYGPPPPPPGEYSAHADSPVVMVYGLEPAKMNADKVFNVFCLYGNVERVKFMKSKPGAAMVEMGDCYAVDRAITHLNNNFLFGQKLNVCVSKQQAIMPGQSYELEDGSTSFKDFHGSRNNRFTSPEQAAKNRIQHPSSVLHFFNAQPDSSVEIFTQICEDVGVKAPANIKLFSGKSAGPGERSSSGLLEWESINDAMEALSMINHYQMKNATGPYPYTLKLCFSTAQHAT
- the LOC129832239 gene encoding heterogeneous nuclear ribonucleoprotein L-like isoform X2; the encoded protein is MAMAGRYYEGGRATKRLKTNDGMTTEGYDDPHKTLPSPVVHVRGLVDGITEADLVEALQEFGAISYVVVMPKKRQALVEYEDLNGSCTAVTYANDNQIYISGHPAFVNYSTSQKISRPGDPDDSRSVNNVLLLTIMNPIYPVTADVLYTVCNNCGPVQRIVIFRKNGVQAMVEFDSVQSAQRAKASLNGADIYSGCCTLKIEYAKPIRLNVFKNDQDTWDYTNPNLSGQDAEADGNGSNAGEDGSANPNKRVRAPALLGDHPPEYAGGYHGYDESGYGPPPPPHYSEGRRMGPPMRGRGGAHSYGGGPGYGPPPPPPGEYSAHADSPVVMVYGLEPAKMNADKVFNVFCLYGNVERVKFMKSKPGAAMVEMGDCYAVDRAITHLNNNFLFGQKLNVCVSKQQAIMPGQSYELEDGSTSFKDFHGSRNNRFTSPEQAAKNRIQHPSSVLHFFNAQPDSSVEIFTQICEDVGVKAPANIKLFSGKSAGPGERSSSGLLEWESINDAMEALSMINHYQMKNATGPYPYTLKLCFSTAQHAT